The genomic stretch GAGtccattgaaatataaaaatataaaagatggggattttattattttttttacacattttcaaataataatttgaaaaattaatgaaggtATGATTAAAGAAAGAAGGTGGTTGTTCTCAAGCTCGTTGTCATTCATAGACTTTTCCCGTAGTAAAATCAAACATTAAATGATTCCTCATATATACTGAACAAGCTCTGTAATCTGTGTTTTTGGatataggttgtttttttttttacaccatcCGAGTTTGAGATCGaattaaagtaataataaaactttttttatgcCAGATGTGTTGTACAATGTATTAATATAAACtagtttttttaaaacttattttgttTTGGGGCCAACCGAAACCCGCCTCTGGGTTCGGGAGGCCTTCGGCTGATCTctgatctttggtcgggttgatgtctcttcgACACAgtcctcatttccattttcagTTTCATTTGTAGAAAACAAACTCAACTTGTTcggttatataaaaataaggattcTTAATggaacaactatccacaagagtcCAGATGAGGGGGGTTTAATCAACTGTAGGCCACAagatgaccttcaacaatgagaaactACCATACCGTATAGTCGTCAATAAAAAGCcgtgaaaagaaagaaagaaaacaaaattcaatCGAGAATTGTGCATCAAACTAATTAaaataatgtgaattttcaataatgaaaaatggaaaatagATACAGTACATAGAGTTCGTACGACCAATTTTAGACTATTAATCCATTATAGTTTTATATCCTCGAAGGTTAATTATACTTTGTTATTTGACTGGTAAATGATTTCATCAATATTAAAACGATTTTAATATAACACACGTAATttagttagaaaaaaaaaatataattttacttgATATGTATTAACATTAGAAAATAAATCACACTATCAACCAGATAAGGCCGTATATATTAGTCTGTGTAGTTTAATTATACAATCATTTCTGGTGGCTAAATAATTACATCCATATTAATTGATATTAAAGTAAAACGAGTTAtttgtttggaaaaaaataaaattcaaatatataactAGGActgattacaaaatcaataatattGTAATATACTAACAGTGCAAGTTACCTTCTAATACGTGGGTTACATTTTCCCCGTTGACGAATAGGACATAATAATAGGCATACTATTGTGTGAGTTCATGCGCATCTTGGATTTTAAatgatgtaaaacaaaataacGGTTCGTCTTACACCGTTTCATAGAACAGGATTGATGGTTACATGTGCAAATTATTAATATGAATACATGgcggttttttttgggggggggggggggggggggaggtgggGTGGTGTTTATATAACAGAAATATTGAAGGTTGAATATACCCCCTTTTCCAAGCATATAGTTAAAGGGCAGTGTTCTTTTCTATATATTGGACAAAACTGACTGACATCTATTGCACTGCTTGTCATATTAATACTAATTAGTAAAACTAATTACCCACCAACTATCATGACTGCCACGGTCGATTGATAAAAAGCGAAGagttatattctatttttataacattacactctaaaatattttccattcATAAACAATCTTTGACCGAATTTCGTAACATGTCCAGTACCCGTTGAACGTGGATACTGTTCTTTACTTTTGTGTACCTTACCATGCCCTGCCCCTTTTGGTGACGTAGTACCAATCACTCAAGTTTATAATGATCTCATAAAAAGAAAGGGAATTTCCTGATTAAATGCCCAACTTATTTGTGAACTGTCTGTTCACTATAATTCGATGTCGATTATTTGTTTGCaataaaataatctattatttccAACATTTTTGTTCTTCTAAaacatatattgtaaatataatatcattatttcataaattaacaaaaaactaaGGTTTAAAGATGATCATTTTGCATCAATAGTCGAATAGTAAAACTACCGTTTGTTATTCGGATTTCTAATCGGCTTACGGTTTACTTGACCTAAATATAGTATTTTCACGAATGTTTGTATACAACAGTTCGTAGAATTAAAACCACGTGATAGGGGGTATATAAACATTAACCACATATTTACATCTTTAAATGACTGATAGATAACTATTGGCGATCACTGGGATTTAAATACTAAAAGGTCTGTACTATTATAAGTCAActgttaatgatatatataagcAAAGTTGCATGCAGTCTTTTAAATAACTTATTAGATCTACATGCTCTATGACTTGAGCTAtgtatttactttaaaacaagttatagttgttatttttatacttaatttacttaataaatattttcatatttttattctgCAATACATAATGTAccatcaaacaaattttattgcaTACAGAAAACGACAGTATCTTTAAATCTTTAAGCTCGACTGGTAATTGACTAATGGTATTGTGCATTAAAATAAGAATGTTGATAAatatgattttgacgtttgtgcaTGATTTTTTCCACAGGTTTCCACGTACCCAAAACGTCTTACTCCTAAAACATATCTAGTATAATAGACAACATGGTTGTTGTAGCAGACCAGAAGGTAAGTCGGACTTATTTTCTATATTCTTACTATCATTGATATCTAaatagtaaaaatgtatattgtgcATTTTTTACTAACCACCAGAGAAAACATTAGAGATTgtaaaataatgcattttttatttaataacaatACGATTTATAGCATGGTCATTTACAGTTAAACAATTATTGACGTATTTTTGCATATTTTCATCTGGTTCAAAtgcaaaaaatatgtatatagaaaCCATTCGATTGTGTCTAGCATGGTCATTTACAGCTAGTTATTTATTGActtattatgttttttaaattttatcttgTCATACAGTCAAATGCAAACTTCCATAATTAGGTATATAAACACATACAATAATCAATCCAATTTGATTTCAGGTGCCTCAAAGTGTATACGCTATGGAAAACGATATTTATTCAAGTCACCATGAGGAATTTAATAATATGCCGAACATCTTAGGTTTAGAGGAATTCTCACAACTAGAACCAGTGGCACCAACCGTTTGTGATACAAACAATGACCAACGAGTTTATGAATCTGACAGTCCTAAAAGTTTACTGGATTTAGATAGCATCAGTGGGCATCAATCATTCTATGGAGATGAAcccgctttaaatattaaaattgaaaaagacttGGAACATGTGTCGTATAGCTGTTCAATGCATAATATCAACTCTTCGTATCAAATGTATAACCCGTCTCAAATACTCGTGAAAGAAGAACCAGAACCAGTCGAAGACATAGGTACCAGTGTAATCCGTCATCTCAAAGAAGAAATTAACAACACCTGTTGTATCTTACGCATTTCAACAGGTAAATTATACTTTAACAGTACACCTGAATTGATTGACCTTCACATTTTGACgtattttatcaatttaaatacCTGGCCGATCCTTGCATTCTTATGTTGGTTAAATTTATTATTGTTGTGCAGATATTATCAGGTTTCGTGGATATatacttttttaacatttattttgtttatcagtCAAATGACGTCTACATGTAAAACTGCGTGAAGTTATAAAGTATTTCGGAGACAACATTTTACCTGAATGATTAAAATCAGACGTGTTGCCTTTACtttaattatatcaatttaaacTTAAAATCAGTTTTAATGCACTTTATTACCATAACAAGCTACGTTACAACAGTTATTAAACACACTGACTGACCACATCAACCACAAGATGAGATAACTCAATACCGCGGTCAGGttttatattgaaacaaatatttaaacaacaCCTTGCTTAAAGTTCAGTAAACTTCTGTTGAACGTCTAAGCTAATGTGAACAAAATTTCGAAACTTTCGAGTCCAATTAAGAAAGAAAAAGTTTGCATCTGATCCTTCATTTTAAAgtataatcatatataaaaagcAACTTAAGTCTGCAtgatatttactttttattttgtcaaatgatgtttttttcatttttgaattaatTTAACTGTATTCGGCATCCTTATAATTCGTCGTGTTTTATCTTATAGATCCTATGATGTGGTCGATGGAAGATGTCCGGAAATGGTTTGTGTGGCATGCGCAGCAGTTCGGTGTACACAGTGAAATATACGAACAGTTCGCCATGAACGGAGAACACCTGTGTCAGCTTACTGAGGAGAACTTTAAAGAAAGGTGTCCGGAGGCAGGGTCCAATTTCTTTGGTCAGCTAGATGTTTGGAAAACTGGTAAGACAActctttgattttgttttttaaatcacagctttttaaaaattttagGTCAATAACGCAAAGaataatttcattatatataacacatcctttctatatatataaaaatcatgtTATAAACATAAGCTTTGTATAACATCAGTTTTACCATCATTTATTACATGATAATTCGTACATGCTAAATATCTTTTCTTATCATTTATTAATTATTGCTATATTATTTTAGTTCCAGCCTGTAGTTTACAGACCGAGGACTGTCCTCCATCTCCGCCACAACACCAACTCCAATGTTATTCCTACCGAGACTACTATGATAACAGCTATGATCTGATGAGTTACATGCCTAACAGTACATCACCAGCACCAAGTGAGGATAGTATTGATAGTACTACTAGTTCCTCTAACGTCTCCTACATTCCACCATCTTGCCACGACGAGGAATATATGTCCTACAGTCGTAAGTTTATATTAACTATTTCTCCTTGACTATGGCCGTTgtctaaaaaaaatatccatcAATATCAAtcacaaaacatataaaatatgatCAAAAGgaataataactaaaaacaaaaattgcCAAGAAAGTAGGCGTGCATTTGATAAAAACgctgatactttttttttaataaaactacGTGCAgtctagaaaaacaaaaacataatttttcactaaatttcattttattcatttaaaaaaaaaaaaaattactatttacagttgtgatttaatttttaacattagAATTGTACTGAGAAGTAGCTATATTTCATTGTTGTATCATTTGTCTTTTACAGAGTCCCCGCCATTAAGTTCTCCAGTAGAAGTACAGCACCACAAACAAACTATTCATCTTTGGCAGTTTTTGAAAGATCTCCTGCTTAGACCTGACCGATATAACTCATGTATCAAATGGGTAGATAGACAAAGAGGCATCTTCAAAATTGAGGACTCGTCTAAGGTAGCTAAACTCTGGGGGCTGCGAAAGAATAGACCAGCCATGAACTACGACAAACTTAGCCGGTCCATTCGTCAATACTACAAAAAAGGGATCATTAAGAAAACCGAACATTCAAAACGTCTGGTTTACCAGTTCTGTCAGCCATACTTATGAACGTTGTTATGGAAACAGCTGTTTGGCTAGCACCCCACTGCCAATATTTTTAGCATTGCTCTGTATTGCTATGTTTGGTTTGTCATGACTGTCTGGTCACGTGACTTGACTAGCTTGTGTTGGAACTGATGGCATTTCATTGAGTCTTGTATAAAATACAAGCATGTTTGATATTATGGGCTGGTCCtttgtaaccatggtaacatgtAGTCAATGTATTCATCAAAACGATAGTTGAACTATCAAACCGTTTGTGATCATGTGACCGTTTATGGTAAATGGTATAGTTAAGTAATGTCTCGAATggatatgtatttatttattttgtttgcatgTTAATTTAAATATTCCCATGTTTCGACATGTTGAAACACTGTTATTAAATGGCAGATTTGTTTATTTGTTGCATAATCGACTCCTTGGTATTAGTTAATAGTACTGTTACCAATGTGTGTGTGAGGATACTTGTTATACATATTAATGTtatttatacaaattgttatttataaatatttttgatacattttattaaaataaaatgaaaatacctGTACAAAATTGTCATTGTCTTTTTAACTATCGTAGACAAAAATCACAACTGACTAACAAACATGTAAAAAAAGACCAACACAACTGAGATagataaaaaagaaagatatatGACTTAAGCCTGGAAGAACATGATTTATGTGTtcgctttcagtaactgcgaatacTATGAGTTCTGTACTTTGTATAAAAAAGTGGTAAGATattcaatgaaacaactatccacgaGAGTTTTAATGTAATGATGATATGTAATTATCGGCCTTCAACGACGAGAAAAAATTATACCTTTATTTGTCAGTCCTTTTATTGTAGTTCGTGTCCAAATATTTCTAACTGATTTTAAGTGTGTTCTTACATTGTGGagctagttttctatgttgtgttttgtatactgttgtttgtctttttggtcTTTTAATGTGTATGCCATGGCCTTCatagtttattttttactaatgaatttgaatgttcctTCTAGTATATTTCGCCACTCTTTACACAAATGTCCTAAGTAATAGGAGGGTTAGGCACTCTGACACAAACGCGTTTAAACCCTTTACATTCTACACATGTGCTTCGCTTATTGATAtgttgtttttcgtttgtttgaGTTGGTAAACGTTTTCTTATGTTGGAGCCCTTTGCATCTGACTATACGGTAtagcttttgctcattgttaaagccTTTACGTTGATTTAAGATTGCTTAAATACAGTCAATTGAATAAGCAGTCGTGTCTCACCTCGTTTTGAATAAAGATAACAGAGTGATGATGATAAAACATGctggttttatatattttattcttgtGGAAGAGATACGAGTTGTTCCAAGAGTTTATTTGGACAGAAATGATCTGTTGTATAATCGTTGAAGGATATGGGTTGTAGTTGAATTGTTTTATCCGATTTTCGATTACTGAAGAAAGATACCGAATATTTTTCTAGCAGCTATCTTTCGTCTAAACCACGTTTGCAATGAGAATAGTAAAAGTTGTCGATAACTTCAAGATGATCTTGTAACTTGACTTTTGATCTTCACGTTCTCcccagagaaaattataaaaaaaaattgtttgttgttagttggacTGTGcaagttgtatttgttgttgacTTTAACGTCATATAGTCCTGAAAAGGAAAGTGGGGAGTTAATGCGTAGGTTACACTGTCAACGGCTTAACACCACTGTGGTCTTTggttttttatatttgtttcatttttttttattagattcgGGAGATGAACTAgctggtggtttgtgttgtcaaTTTTACAGTTTGATATTTTAGGGAATTAGTTAATGAACAATGATAAAATCATACATAGTAGAGAGCAACCATTCAACTTCAAGGTGGGTTCTGGGTTTTATGAGTCAGAATTTGATTTTagctgattagtcttttgtaacTGACACACACACACAGATACGATATGAtacatacattgttttttttcagatatgaGCGCGACCGTCAACCTATTAAGCAACGATACACGACTATTTCAAAATGTTAATTATCTCGTATTATCAATTTTCCTTCTGCAATGGATCTCAAGACATTTCTATTGCgaaatcaaaatttgcatttatttgaaaaaattttgaaaacgaAAATATGTACTTTAACAAGTGAAGATTACAAAAGGTAATATGCTCGGGAGAGAGATCAAAGTCGTTATTGATAAGAAGGTGAATTAAGACATGATATACCTTGAAGGATTTGAGTGGTGAGATGCTTCGTGTTTAAATAGAAACAAAATCAACTTCCTCATTGTTAACTGACGGAGAGATAAAAACGGAGACAGCGGGTACAAGAGATAAAACTGGATTTTCCCTTTTACATATTTTACTACGCATTATGTAGGATCAAATATAGGGGGTATTTAGTACTTTAGTGGAAGAATGTATTGCAAAAAGATAAAATGGTTTTTCAATTGAAAGATATTACTAAATGAGTACTTAATCTGACTAGTTTATGCTATAAATAGTTCTTATATGAACGTTTTGGTATCCGcagatttatttatattcatgGTATTGTAATAATGGAATAAAAGTACGTTCAACAATCTCTCGTACTGAATATTTATAACGCAATGTAATGTTTCTACAAACAGCCATATAATTTTGTGACTtgcaaataaatgtttatatccaaTAACTCGCCCTAAGTAACCTTCGCGTATTTTTCGTCGTAGAATTTGTATAATAAACTGTATGGCACATATCGGTAGCAGAATGTTGGCCACAAGCTTCTGCATGTCCCAATTGTGGAGCCTGTAGTTTAGTGTTCCTCGTTGGTTcgtgtatatcatatttgttttttttttttatcgtaaattgttttgttcaaaataagaccgttagttttatcaattgaattatttattttgaccgaaactacggtatgggtttttctcattgttgaaggacgtataGTTGCCTATTAATGCtttaattacaccttatataagaatgccagcttttgattggctgatagccagtgtatttttcgcatattCTAACATTTTTCCTCATTTCTAACGAATCTGGCTGTTTTTCACCACTGCCGGTGAATATgcctcaaataccatggtatttgccattttggatattccttt from Mytilus edulis chromosome 7, xbMytEdul2.2, whole genome shotgun sequence encodes the following:
- the LOC139529723 gene encoding SAM pointed domain-containing Ets transcription factor-like, with amino-acid sequence MVVVADQKVPQSVYAMENDIYSSHHEEFNNMPNILGLEEFSQLEPVAPTVCDTNNDQRVYESDSPKSLLDLDSISGHQSFYGDEPALNIKIEKDLEHVSYSCSMHNINSSYQMYNPSQILVKEEPEPVEDIGTSVIRHLKEEINNTCCILRISTDPMMWSMEDVRKWFVWHAQQFGVHSEIYEQFAMNGEHLCQLTEENFKERCPEAGSNFFGQLDVWKTVPACSLQTEDCPPSPPQHQLQCYSYRDYYDNSYDLMSYMPNSTSPAPSEDSIDSTTSSSNVSYIPPSCHDEEYMSYSQSPPLSSPVEVQHHKQTIHLWQFLKDLLLRPDRYNSCIKWVDRQRGIFKIEDSSKVAKLWGLRKNRPAMNYDKLSRSIRQYYKKGIIKKTEHSKRLVYQFCQPYL